From one Dermacentor andersoni chromosome 1, qqDerAnde1_hic_scaffold, whole genome shotgun sequence genomic stretch:
- the LOC140212897 gene encoding uncharacterized protein, which produces MRECVALEKRVAVSLYKLCSCAEDRAIADIFGIGRSTVNVIYREFCATVVATLEKEWVKMPSLDDMPAHVKEFQAVCDFPQGVGALDGCHIPVSPPKEHASDYYNYKGW; this is translated from the coding sequence ATGCGCGAGTGCGTCGCCCTAGAAAAGCGTGTGGCGGTGAGCTTGTATAAGCTGTGCTCGTGCGCGGAGGACAGGGCAATAGCAGACATCTTTGGCATTGGTCGTTCTACCGTGAACGTGATCTACAGGGAATTTTGTGCGACTGTGGTTGCCACCCTCGAGAAGGAATGGGTCAAAATGCCTTCACTGGACGACATGCCAGCGCACGTAAAAGAATTTCAGGCAGTGTGTGACTTTCCGCAAGGCGTCGGGGCCCTGGACGGCTGTCACATACCAGTATCGCCGCCAAAGGAGCACGCAAGTGATTACTACAACTACAAAGGCTGGTAA